One stretch of Nicotiana tabacum cultivar K326 chromosome 18, ASM71507v2, whole genome shotgun sequence DNA includes these proteins:
- the LOC107801625 gene encoding RAF-like serine/threonine-protein kinase 20 isoform X3 yields the protein MAFDQNSIPKDLRPLNIVRTVPEDSGIAPVTTSGRPVEGFYGNLTRDVGGSPGTMPGVYYPTTVADAGFVGLGFTNAAPGAAGWVPQVVSSQPPGVVTIGVMNSGSGSSKNLHFGARVGSNASDRASDDGGDDSVLGRKVKFLCSFGGRIMPRPSDGALRYVGGQTRIISVRREVSFAELVRKMVDTYGQDVVIKYQLPDEDLDALVSVSCPEDLENMMDEYEKLVERASDGSAKLRVFLFSASEPESSGVMQLRDLQDLQDSGQRYVEAVNGIGDGFSGIGITRKGSTASAGSTQNSEFSGSEAVDSLANGQGELRGIPAFDALSPCGTSATSQEPAYRLVYTDANPATHADASVTPMTIPLVVPGPVPSLSAQLENALEKSVPVAAAQQRQMGYDMQQTGVTYPGTTPYVPAYVDPQRENLNRADYVQIPSQMGFPRQLLGTVGPVINQQHIIAGAPTQQFVPALHMTMTPSAHVSMNPNMVPSPIQPQHVRFENYPAEGTLGPRVVQFPVDQGYSAYQHQVPPAAYGWHQIPQSQQAPLSEGQVPPPLVTGSEALSRFDDCLMCQKSLPHAHSDTVAVEQRESPASTTSDFNSVYHSLRLDERGRPIHRAVTTGTLGEGAVEQQGASVGQRIGGQGEVVGVSQNVDKQYEYDRNLQKPEFVPEHPKVSVPQGMIGLTGTMQSPYGVFVGAVPQPYHVNATEQLMVSPQYQIKQEVAANKPVNNDFLKVGVVPGQIVDNLSGESPKNYGGNTPAMLPKEDDVESLMAYNHLRQIEGRMENLLINPAEVLAPNEQSKSTVDNFRREDMLNNRVQQFGGREGYPGLVTSNVNPNEIPASSNDAPFMHNIRAAEGYEVSSHITANATERTPAIGEWKDGAQHFQQMLSPTTAEMAILDGTPPFVQESSNSLYSNQDPWSLQHDAHFPPPKPSKLQLKKEAAGTKDYSGEKRFGNNSELPTVTNGGLQTQIRLEDGACLPSGSAEEMIKRELQAVAEGVAASVLQSSTPSNADLSIHGRSESPSSTQWNAEFESADAGKDNKDKFEETKAQFPERANFGFPVSDGIGRLQIIKNSDLEEMRELGSGTFGTVYHGKWRGTDVAIKRINDRCFAGKASEQERMRDDFWNEAIKLADLHHPNVVAFYGVVLDGPGGSVATVTEYMVNGSLRNALQKNERNLDKRKRLVITMDVAFGMEYLHGKNIVHFDLKSDNLLVNLRDPHRPICKVGDLGLSKVKCQTLISGGVRGTLPWMAPELLNGSSSLVSEKVDVFSFGIVMWELLTGEEPYAELHYGAIIGGIVSNTLRPPVPDSCDADWRILMERCWSAEPSERPSFTEIANDLRVMQSKLPPKGQNQQSPPSANTNQAKS from the exons ATGGCTTTTGatcagaattcaattcccaaAGATTTGCGCCCGTTGAACATTGTTAGGACAGTGCCAGAAGACTCTGGTATTGCTCCTGTGACCACATCTGGTAGACCCGTTGAGGGGTTTTATGGTAACCTGACCCGGGATGTTGGAGGTAGTCCTGGAACTATGCCTGGGGTTTATTACCCTACCACTGTAGCGGATGCTGGGTTTGTAGGTTTAGGGTTTACAAATGCCGCTCCAGGAGCGGCCGGTTGGGTCCCGCAGGTTGTGTCTTCTCAGCCTCCTGGTGTTGTTACTATTGGCGTTATGAATTCGGGAAGTGGGTCGTCGAAGAATCTGCATTTCGGGGCACGGGTTGGTAGTAATGCGTCTGATCGTGCTAGTGATGATGGTGGTGATGATTCGGTGTTGGGGAGGAAAGTTAAGTTTTTGTGTAGTTTTGGGGGGAGGATAATGCCGAGGCCGAGTGATGGCGCGTTGAGATATGTGGGTGGACAGACTAGGATTATTAGTGTTAGGAGGGAGGTGAGTTTTGCTGAACTGGTTCGCAAAATGGTAGATACTTATGGGCAGGATGTGGTAATTAAGTACCAGTTGCCTGATGAGGATCTTGACGCGCTAGTGTCTGTTTCTTGTCCGGAAGATCTTGAAAATATGATGGATGAGTACGAAAAGTTGGTTGAAAGAGCGTCAGATGGGTCAGCTAAATTGAGGGTGTTCCTGTTTTCGGCTTCAGAGCCAGAGTCGTCCGGTGTGATGCAATTAAGAGATCTGCAAGATCTGCAAGATAGTGGACAGAGGtatgtcgaggcagtgaatgggATTGGTGATGGGTTTAGTGGTATTGGTATTACTAGGAAAGGGAGTACCGCTAGTGCTGGTTCCACCCAGAATTCAGAATTTAGCGGCTCTGAAGCTGTTGATAGCTTAGCCAATGGTCAAGGGGAGCTTAGAGGCATACCTGCTTTTGACGCACTATCACCTTGTGGGACTTCCGCTACCTCTCAAGAACCTGCTTACCGATTGGTGTATACAGATGCAAATCCTGCAACTCATGCCGATGCTTCTGTCACTCCAATGACCATTCCATTAGTCGTTCCCGGGCCAGTGCCAAGCTTATCTGCTCAGCTGGAGAATGCGTTAGAGAAATCTGTGCCTGTCGCTGCTGCACAGCAGCGACAGATGGGTTATGATATGCAGCAAACAGGAGTGACTTATCCAGGAACTACACCATATGTCCCGGCTTATGTGGATCCTCAAAGGGAGAACCTAAACCGTGCAGATTATGTTCAAATACCTTCCCAGATGGGATTTCCGAGGCAGCTTTTGGGAACTGTTGGGCCAGTAATCAATCAGCAGCATATAATTGCTGGTGCTCCGACTCAGCAGTTTGTCCCTGCTCTTCACATGACAATGACTCCTTCCGCTCATGTCAGTATGAATCCTAATATGGTTCCCTCACCGATTCAGCCCCAACATGTTAGGTTTGAAAATTATCCTGCAGAAGGCACATTGGGGCCGAGAGTTGTGCAGTTCCCTGTTGACCAAGGATATAGTGCTTATCAGCATCAGGTCCCTCCTGCAGCTTACGGATGGCACCAGATTCCGCAGTCTCAACAGGCACCGCTTTCTGAAGGCCAGGTGCCTCCACCACTGGTTACTGGTTCTGAGGCGTTATCTCGGTTTGATGACTGTCTAATGTGTCAAAAATCGCTGCCTCATGCACACTCAGATACAGTAGCAGTGGAACAAAGAGAGAGTCCTGCAAGCACAACGTCTGATTTTAATTCAGTGTATCATAGCCTTAGATTGGATGAAAGGGGTCGGCCTATTCACCGAGCTGTTACAACCGGAACGTTAGGTGAGGGGGCTGTTGAACAACAAGGAGCTTCTGTTGGGCAAAGAATTGGGGGTCAAGGTGAGGTAGTTGGAGTCTCACAAAATGTTGATAAACAGTATGAATATGATAGGAACCTCCAAAAGCCTGAGTTTGTGCCAGAGCACCCAAAGGTGTCAGTTCCCCAAGGTATGATAGGGTTAACGGGTACGATGCAATCACCTTATGGAGTTTTTGTTGGTGCTGTTCCTCAACCATACCATGTTAATGCCACTGAGCAGCTTATGGTTTCACCACAGTATCAGATTAAACAAGAAGTTGCTGCGAACAAACCCGTCAATAATGATTTCCTTAAAGTTGGAGTTGTGCCTGGTCAAATAGTGGATAACTTAAGTGGCGAATCTCCCAAAAACTATGGTGGAAACACTCCTGCCATGCTTCCAAAAGAAGATGACGTAGAGTCCTTAATGGCTTACAACCACTTGAGACAAATTGAAGGAAGAATGGAAAATCTCCTGATAAACCCCGCTGAAGTGTTAGCACCTAATGAGCAGAGTAAGTCAACTGTTGATAACTTTAGAAGGGAAGACATGTTGAATAACAGAGTTCAACAGTTTGGTGGGAGGGAAGGATACCCAGGTTTGGTTACAAGTAACGTGAATCCAAATGAAATACCAGCTTCTTCAAATGACGCTCCTTTCATGCATAACATTCGGGCTGCAGAAGGATATGAAGTCTCTTCCCATATAACTGCCAATGCAACAGAAAGAACTCCAGCTATTGGTGAATGGAAAGATGGGGCCCAGCATTTCCAGCAAATGTTGAGTCCTACAACTGCAGAAATGGCCATACTCGATGGTACCCCACCATTTGTACAGGAAAGCTCAAATTCTTTATATAGCAACCAGGATCCTTGGAGTTTGCAACATGATGCCCATTTCCCTCCTCCTAAACCTAGTAAACTTCAGCTAAAAAAGGAAGCTGCAGGCACCAAGGATTACTCTGGCGAGAAACGTTTTGGCAATAACAGTGAGTTGCCAACTGTTACTAATGGGGGATTACAAACACAAATTCGGTTGGAAGATGGAGCTTGCCTGCCTTCAG GCTCAGCAGAGGAAATGATCAAGCGAGAACTTCAGGCTGTTGCCGAGGGTGTCGCCGCTTCTGTTCTTCAGTCATCAACTCCATCTAATGCTGACCTTTCCATACATGGAAGGAGTGAGTCCCCATCTTCTACTCAATGGAATGCTGAATTTGAAAGCGCTGATGCCGGAAAGGACAACAAAGATAAATTTGAG GAAACTAAGGCTCAATTTCCAGAGAGAGCAAATTTTGGATTTCCTGTTTCAGATGGCATTGGACGCTTGCAG ATTATAAAGAATAGTGACCTCGAGGAGATGCGAGAATTGGGTTCTGGTACATTTGGCACTGTTTATCATGGAAAGTGGAGGGGTACTGATGTTGCAATTAAAAGGATTAACGACAGGTGTTTTGCTGGGAAAGCTTCAGAACAAGAGCGCATG AGGGATGATTTCTGGAATGAGGCCATCAAACTCGCAGATTTGCACCATCCGAACGTTGTTGCATTCTATGGTGTTGTGCTAGATGGTCCAGGTGGCTCAGTGGCAACTGTTACAGAATATATGGTTAACGGGTCCTTGAGAAATGCTTTACAGAAGAATGAGAG GAATCTGGATAAGCGGAAACGCCTCGTTATCACAATGGATGTTGCATTTGGAATGGAGTATTTGCATGGGAAGAATATAGTGCACTTTGACTTGAAAAGTGACAATCTGTTGGTTAATCTCCGTGATCCCCACCGTCCAATATGCAAG GTTGGTGATTTGGGGCTATCCAAAGTAAAGTGTCAAACACTAATCTCAGGCGGTGTACGTGGAACTCTCCCCTGGATGGCACCAGAACTCCTCAATGGGAGTAGTAGTCTTGTCTCTGAGAAG GTTGATGTATTCTCCTTTGGAATTGTGATGTGGGAACTTCTTACTGGAGAAGAACCTTACGCCGAATTGCACTATGGAGCTATCATTG GTGGTATCGTGAGTAATACATTGCGGCCGCCTGTGCCGGATTCCTGTGATGCGGATTGGAGGATACTCATGGAGAGATGCTGGTCAGCTGAACCGTCGGAGAGGCCTAGCTTTACCGAGATTGCCAATGATTTGAGAGTGATGCAATCTAAGCTTCCTCCCAAAGGACAAAACCAACAATCACCTCCTTCAGCAAATACCAACCAAGCTAAAAGTTGA
- the LOC107801625 gene encoding RAF-like serine/threonine-protein kinase 20 isoform X2, which yields MAFDQNSIPKDLRPLNIVRTVPEDSGIAPVTTSGRPVEGFYGNLTRDVGGSPGTMPGVYYPTTVADAGFVGLGFTNAAPGAAGWVPQVVSSQPPGVVTIGVMNSGSGSSKNLHFGARVGSNASDRASDDGGDDSVLGRKVKFLCSFGGRIMPRPSDGALRYVGGQTRIISVRREVSFAELVRKMVDTYGQDVVIKYQLPDEDLDALVSVSCPEDLENMMDEYEKLVERASDGSAKLRVFLFSASEPESSGVMQLRDLQDLQDSGQRYVEAVNGIGDGFSGIGITRKGSTASAGSTQNSEFSGSEAVDSLANGQGELRGIPAFDALSPCGTSATSQEPAYRLVYTDANPATHADASVTPMTIPLVVPGPVPSLSAQLENALEKSVPVAAAQQRQMGYDMQQTGVTYPGTTPYVPAYVDPQRENLNRADYVQIPSQMGFPRQLLGTVGPVINQQHIIAGAPTQQFVPALHMTMTPSAHVSMNPNMVPSPIQPQHVRFENYPAEGTLGPRVVQFPVDQGYSAYQHQVPPAAYGWHQIPQSQQAPLSEGQVPPPLVTGSEALSRFDDCLMCQKSLPHAHSDTVAVEQRESPASTTSDFNSVYHSLRLDERGRPIHRAVTTGTLGEGAVEQQGASVGQRIGGQGEVVGVSQNVDKQYEYDRNLQKPEFVPEHPKVSVPQGMIGLTGTMQSPYGVFVGAVPQPYHVNATEQLMVSPQYQIKQEVAANKPVNNDFLKVGVVPGQIVDNLSGESPKNYGGNTPAMLPKEDDVESLMAYNHLRQIEGRMENLLINPAEVLAPNEQSKSTVDNFRREDMLNNRVQQFGGREGYPGLVTSNVNPNEIPASSNDAPFMHNIRAAEGYEVSSHITANATERTPAIGEWKDGAQHFQQMLSPTTAEMAILDGTPPFVQESSNSLYSNQDPWSLQHDAHFPPPKPSKLQLKKEAAGTKDYSGEKRFGNNSELPTVTNGGLQTQIRLEDGACLPSGNTDFSSDQSRSKKAEEMIKRELQAVAEGVAASVLQSSTPSNADLSIHGRSESPSSTQWNAEFESADAGKDNKDKFEETKAQFPERANFGFPVSDGIGRLQIIKNSDLEEMRELGSGTFGTVYHGKWRGTDVAIKRINDRCFAGKASEQERMRDDFWNEAIKLADLHHPNVVAFYGVVLDGPGGSVATVTEYMVNGSLRNALQKNERNLDKRKRLVITMDVAFGMEYLHGKNIVHFDLKSDNLLVNLRDPHRPICKVGDLGLSKVKCQTLISGGVRGTLPWMAPELLNGSSSLVSEKVDVFSFGIVMWELLTGEEPYAELHYGAIIGGIVSNTLRPPVPDSCDADWRILMERCWSAEPSERPSFTEIANDLRVMQSKLPPKGQNQQSPPSANTNQAKS from the exons ATGGCTTTTGatcagaattcaattcccaaAGATTTGCGCCCGTTGAACATTGTTAGGACAGTGCCAGAAGACTCTGGTATTGCTCCTGTGACCACATCTGGTAGACCCGTTGAGGGGTTTTATGGTAACCTGACCCGGGATGTTGGAGGTAGTCCTGGAACTATGCCTGGGGTTTATTACCCTACCACTGTAGCGGATGCTGGGTTTGTAGGTTTAGGGTTTACAAATGCCGCTCCAGGAGCGGCCGGTTGGGTCCCGCAGGTTGTGTCTTCTCAGCCTCCTGGTGTTGTTACTATTGGCGTTATGAATTCGGGAAGTGGGTCGTCGAAGAATCTGCATTTCGGGGCACGGGTTGGTAGTAATGCGTCTGATCGTGCTAGTGATGATGGTGGTGATGATTCGGTGTTGGGGAGGAAAGTTAAGTTTTTGTGTAGTTTTGGGGGGAGGATAATGCCGAGGCCGAGTGATGGCGCGTTGAGATATGTGGGTGGACAGACTAGGATTATTAGTGTTAGGAGGGAGGTGAGTTTTGCTGAACTGGTTCGCAAAATGGTAGATACTTATGGGCAGGATGTGGTAATTAAGTACCAGTTGCCTGATGAGGATCTTGACGCGCTAGTGTCTGTTTCTTGTCCGGAAGATCTTGAAAATATGATGGATGAGTACGAAAAGTTGGTTGAAAGAGCGTCAGATGGGTCAGCTAAATTGAGGGTGTTCCTGTTTTCGGCTTCAGAGCCAGAGTCGTCCGGTGTGATGCAATTAAGAGATCTGCAAGATCTGCAAGATAGTGGACAGAGGtatgtcgaggcagtgaatgggATTGGTGATGGGTTTAGTGGTATTGGTATTACTAGGAAAGGGAGTACCGCTAGTGCTGGTTCCACCCAGAATTCAGAATTTAGCGGCTCTGAAGCTGTTGATAGCTTAGCCAATGGTCAAGGGGAGCTTAGAGGCATACCTGCTTTTGACGCACTATCACCTTGTGGGACTTCCGCTACCTCTCAAGAACCTGCTTACCGATTGGTGTATACAGATGCAAATCCTGCAACTCATGCCGATGCTTCTGTCACTCCAATGACCATTCCATTAGTCGTTCCCGGGCCAGTGCCAAGCTTATCTGCTCAGCTGGAGAATGCGTTAGAGAAATCTGTGCCTGTCGCTGCTGCACAGCAGCGACAGATGGGTTATGATATGCAGCAAACAGGAGTGACTTATCCAGGAACTACACCATATGTCCCGGCTTATGTGGATCCTCAAAGGGAGAACCTAAACCGTGCAGATTATGTTCAAATACCTTCCCAGATGGGATTTCCGAGGCAGCTTTTGGGAACTGTTGGGCCAGTAATCAATCAGCAGCATATAATTGCTGGTGCTCCGACTCAGCAGTTTGTCCCTGCTCTTCACATGACAATGACTCCTTCCGCTCATGTCAGTATGAATCCTAATATGGTTCCCTCACCGATTCAGCCCCAACATGTTAGGTTTGAAAATTATCCTGCAGAAGGCACATTGGGGCCGAGAGTTGTGCAGTTCCCTGTTGACCAAGGATATAGTGCTTATCAGCATCAGGTCCCTCCTGCAGCTTACGGATGGCACCAGATTCCGCAGTCTCAACAGGCACCGCTTTCTGAAGGCCAGGTGCCTCCACCACTGGTTACTGGTTCTGAGGCGTTATCTCGGTTTGATGACTGTCTAATGTGTCAAAAATCGCTGCCTCATGCACACTCAGATACAGTAGCAGTGGAACAAAGAGAGAGTCCTGCAAGCACAACGTCTGATTTTAATTCAGTGTATCATAGCCTTAGATTGGATGAAAGGGGTCGGCCTATTCACCGAGCTGTTACAACCGGAACGTTAGGTGAGGGGGCTGTTGAACAACAAGGAGCTTCTGTTGGGCAAAGAATTGGGGGTCAAGGTGAGGTAGTTGGAGTCTCACAAAATGTTGATAAACAGTATGAATATGATAGGAACCTCCAAAAGCCTGAGTTTGTGCCAGAGCACCCAAAGGTGTCAGTTCCCCAAGGTATGATAGGGTTAACGGGTACGATGCAATCACCTTATGGAGTTTTTGTTGGTGCTGTTCCTCAACCATACCATGTTAATGCCACTGAGCAGCTTATGGTTTCACCACAGTATCAGATTAAACAAGAAGTTGCTGCGAACAAACCCGTCAATAATGATTTCCTTAAAGTTGGAGTTGTGCCTGGTCAAATAGTGGATAACTTAAGTGGCGAATCTCCCAAAAACTATGGTGGAAACACTCCTGCCATGCTTCCAAAAGAAGATGACGTAGAGTCCTTAATGGCTTACAACCACTTGAGACAAATTGAAGGAAGAATGGAAAATCTCCTGATAAACCCCGCTGAAGTGTTAGCACCTAATGAGCAGAGTAAGTCAACTGTTGATAACTTTAGAAGGGAAGACATGTTGAATAACAGAGTTCAACAGTTTGGTGGGAGGGAAGGATACCCAGGTTTGGTTACAAGTAACGTGAATCCAAATGAAATACCAGCTTCTTCAAATGACGCTCCTTTCATGCATAACATTCGGGCTGCAGAAGGATATGAAGTCTCTTCCCATATAACTGCCAATGCAACAGAAAGAACTCCAGCTATTGGTGAATGGAAAGATGGGGCCCAGCATTTCCAGCAAATGTTGAGTCCTACAACTGCAGAAATGGCCATACTCGATGGTACCCCACCATTTGTACAGGAAAGCTCAAATTCTTTATATAGCAACCAGGATCCTTGGAGTTTGCAACATGATGCCCATTTCCCTCCTCCTAAACCTAGTAAACTTCAGCTAAAAAAGGAAGCTGCAGGCACCAAGGATTACTCTGGCGAGAAACGTTTTGGCAATAACAGTGAGTTGCCAACTGTTACTAATGGGGGATTACAAACACAAATTCGGTTGGAAGATGGAGCTTGCCTGCCTTCAGGTAATACAGATTTCAGTTCAGATCAATCACGGTCCAAGAAAG CAGAGGAAATGATCAAGCGAGAACTTCAGGCTGTTGCCGAGGGTGTCGCCGCTTCTGTTCTTCAGTCATCAACTCCATCTAATGCTGACCTTTCCATACATGGAAGGAGTGAGTCCCCATCTTCTACTCAATGGAATGCTGAATTTGAAAGCGCTGATGCCGGAAAGGACAACAAAGATAAATTTGAG GAAACTAAGGCTCAATTTCCAGAGAGAGCAAATTTTGGATTTCCTGTTTCAGATGGCATTGGACGCTTGCAG ATTATAAAGAATAGTGACCTCGAGGAGATGCGAGAATTGGGTTCTGGTACATTTGGCACTGTTTATCATGGAAAGTGGAGGGGTACTGATGTTGCAATTAAAAGGATTAACGACAGGTGTTTTGCTGGGAAAGCTTCAGAACAAGAGCGCATG AGGGATGATTTCTGGAATGAGGCCATCAAACTCGCAGATTTGCACCATCCGAACGTTGTTGCATTCTATGGTGTTGTGCTAGATGGTCCAGGTGGCTCAGTGGCAACTGTTACAGAATATATGGTTAACGGGTCCTTGAGAAATGCTTTACAGAAGAATGAGAG GAATCTGGATAAGCGGAAACGCCTCGTTATCACAATGGATGTTGCATTTGGAATGGAGTATTTGCATGGGAAGAATATAGTGCACTTTGACTTGAAAAGTGACAATCTGTTGGTTAATCTCCGTGATCCCCACCGTCCAATATGCAAG GTTGGTGATTTGGGGCTATCCAAAGTAAAGTGTCAAACACTAATCTCAGGCGGTGTACGTGGAACTCTCCCCTGGATGGCACCAGAACTCCTCAATGGGAGTAGTAGTCTTGTCTCTGAGAAG GTTGATGTATTCTCCTTTGGAATTGTGATGTGGGAACTTCTTACTGGAGAAGAACCTTACGCCGAATTGCACTATGGAGCTATCATTG GTGGTATCGTGAGTAATACATTGCGGCCGCCTGTGCCGGATTCCTGTGATGCGGATTGGAGGATACTCATGGAGAGATGCTGGTCAGCTGAACCGTCGGAGAGGCCTAGCTTTACCGAGATTGCCAATGATTTGAGAGTGATGCAATCTAAGCTTCCTCCCAAAGGACAAAACCAACAATCACCTCCTTCAGCAAATACCAACCAAGCTAAAAGTTGA